One Hypomesus transpacificus isolate Combined female chromosome 21, fHypTra1, whole genome shotgun sequence genomic region harbors:
- the LOC124483422 gene encoding zinc finger protein 629-like isoform X2: protein MSKQNLFREFIRERLTTAALEIFAAVEKTFAEFQEEIHNSKEESARLKQLLDIVTPPEINIQRTKVQQLSLPEPQQIKEEQELWTSQEEEQHQGLQSETTDSIFTSLSVEHYSDEEGSFECSNVDQTVKVEDREGDSLLINTTEEQIKVQPHVQDSAAPEPSGDSQPLSVVAPDCPAAQSLEEEHGGVLLLQNRTQNNEALPRDNRPQGSHRVKTRHQCQQCNRTFTSESHLISHMRTHTGEKPFQCQQCNKCFSLKGNLLQHIRTHTGERPFQCQQCNKRFSYKNTLVSHMKRHTGENPFQCQQCNKIFALKGNLVRHMKKHTGEKQQCE from the exons ATGTCAAAACAAAATTTGTTTAGAGAATTTATCCGTGAGAGACTAACAACTGCAGCTTTGGAGATTTTCGCGGCCGTTGAAAAAACGTTTGCTGAGTTCCAAGAAGAAATCCATAATTCCAAGGAGGAGAGCGCGCGGCTCAAACAATTGTTGGACATTGTTACTCCACCGGAGATCAATATACAACGAACAA AagtgcagcagctctctctcccggaGCCCCAACAGAtaaaagaggaacaggagctgtggaccagtcaggaggaagagcagcaccaaggactgcagtctgaaactacagaCTCCATATTCACTTCTCTCAGTGTGGAACATTATTCTGATGAGGAGGGTTCCTTTGAATGTTCAAATGTTGACCAGACTGTTaaagtggaggacagagaaggagactctCTTCTTATCAACACAACTGAGGAGCAAATCAAAGTACAGCCTCATGTACAAGACTCTGCTGCACCAGAACCAAGCGGTGACTCAcagcccctctctgttgtagctccagactgtcctgcagctcagagtttggaggaggaacatggaggaGTGCTGCTtttacagaacagaacacaaaacaatgaGGCTCTTCCAAGGGACAATAGACCACAGGGAAGTCACAGAGTAAAAACAAGacatcagtgtcaacaatgtaacagaaCTTTTACATCTGAATCTCATTTGATTTCgcacatgagaacacacacag gagagaaaccttttcagtgtcaacaatgtaacaaatgcTTTTCTCTCAAAGGTAATCTTCTTCAACACAtaagaacacacactggagagagaccttttcagtgtcaacaatgtaacaaacgatTTTCTTACAAAAATACTCTTGTAAGTCACATGAAAAGACACACAGGCGAGAATccttttcagtgtcaacaatgtaacaaaataTTTGCTCTCAAAGGTAATCTTGTTCGTCACATGAaaaaacacacaggagagaaacaacAGTGTGAATGA
- the LOC124483422 gene encoding zinc finger protein 23-like isoform X1 — MSKQNLFREFIRERLTTAALEIFAAVEKTFAEFQEEIHNSKEESARLKQLLDIVTPPEINIQRTKVQQLSLPEPQQIKEEQELWTSQEEEQHQGLQSETTDSIFTSLSVEHYSDEEGSFECSNVDQTVKVEDREGDSLLINTTEEQIKVQPHVQDSAAPEPSGDSQPLSVVAPDCPAAQSLEEEHGGVLLLQNRTQNNEALPRDNRPQGSHRVKTRHQCQQCNRTFTSESHLISHMRTHTGEKPFQCQQCKKRFSLKGNLLKHMTRHTGEKPFQCQQCNKCFSLKGNLLQHIRTHTGERPFQCQQCNKRFSYKNTLVSHMKRHTGENPFQCQQCNKIFALKGNLVRHMKKHTGEKQQCE; from the exons ATGTCAAAACAAAATTTGTTTAGAGAATTTATCCGTGAGAGACTAACAACTGCAGCTTTGGAGATTTTCGCGGCCGTTGAAAAAACGTTTGCTGAGTTCCAAGAAGAAATCCATAATTCCAAGGAGGAGAGCGCGCGGCTCAAACAATTGTTGGACATTGTTACTCCACCGGAGATCAATATACAACGAACAA AagtgcagcagctctctctcccggaGCCCCAACAGAtaaaagaggaacaggagctgtggaccagtcaggaggaagagcagcaccaaggactgcagtctgaaactacagaCTCCATATTCACTTCTCTCAGTGTGGAACATTATTCTGATGAGGAGGGTTCCTTTGAATGTTCAAATGTTGACCAGACTGTTaaagtggaggacagagaaggagactctCTTCTTATCAACACAACTGAGGAGCAAATCAAAGTACAGCCTCATGTACAAGACTCTGCTGCACCAGAACCAAGCGGTGACTCAcagcccctctctgttgtagctccagactgtcctgcagctcagagtttggaggaggaacatggaggaGTGCTGCTtttacagaacagaacacaaaacaatgaGGCTCTTCCAAGGGACAATAGACCACAGGGAAGTCACAGAGTAAAAACAAGacatcagtgtcaacaatgtaacagaaCTTTTACATCTGAATCTCATTTGATTTCgcacatgagaacacacacaggagagaaaccttttcagtgtcaacaatgtaaaaaaagatTTTCTCTCAAAGGTAATCTTCTTAAACACATGAcaagacacacaggagagaaaccttttcagtgtcaacaatgtaacaaatgcTTTTCTCTCAAAGGTAATCTTCTTCAACACAtaagaacacacactggagagagaccttttcagtgtcaacaatgtaacaaacgatTTTCTTACAAAAATACTCTTGTAAGTCACATGAAAAGACACACAGGCGAGAATccttttcagtgtcaacaatgtaacaaaataTTTGCTCTCAAAGGTAATCTTGTTCGTCACATGAaaaaacacacaggagagaaacaacAGTGTGAATGA
- the LOC124483405 gene encoding gastrula zinc finger protein XlCGF57.1-like translates to MYNSKEKSTRLNRLLDIVTPPEIKIHRTDVQQRSLPEPPKIKEEQELWTSQEEEQVQGLQSETKESIFTSLSANHDSDQEGSSECSHVDQTVKVEDREGDSVLTNTTEKQIKAEPDSDSQPISVVAPDCPAAQSLEEEEHGGVLLLQNRTQNNEALPGDNIPQGSHTGKTIHQCQQCNKTFISESYFIMHMRTHMTTHKGEKHFQCQHCNKQFAQKCHLVDHLRTHSGEKPFQCPQCNKRCALKGNLLKHMRTHTGEKPFQCQQCNKRFADKGNLVIHMRKHTGEKPFQCRQCNKRFSQKYKFFDHVRTHSGEKPFQCPHCNKRCTLKGNLLKHMRTHTGEKPFQCEQCNKQFADKGNLVSHMRKHTGEKPFQCQQCNKVFAQKRVLVRHMRTHTAEKPFQCQQCNKRFAHKGNFVSHMRTHTEENLFQCQQCNKRFAQKYKFDDHVRTHTGEKPFQCQHCNKGFAQKRVLVRHMRTHTGEKPFQCQQCNKRFAHKGNLVSHIRTHTGEKPFQCQQCNKEFAHKSNLVSHMRKHTGEKP, encoded by the exons ATGTATAATTCCAAGGAGAAAAGCACGCGGCTCAATCGATTGTTGGACATTGTTACTCCACCGGAGATCAAGATACACCGAACAG ATGTGCAGCAGCGCTCTCTACCGGAGCCCCCAAagattaaagaggaacaggagctgtggaccagtcaggaggaagagcaggtcCAAGGACTTCAGTCTGAAACTAAAGAATCCATATTCACTTCTCTCAGTGCGAATCATGACTCTGATCAGGAGGGCTCCTCTGAATGTTCACATGTTGACCAGACTGTTaaagtggaggacagagaaggagactcgGTACTTACCAACAcaactgagaagcaaatcaaagcagaaccagacagtgactctcagcccatctctgttgtagctccagactgtcctgcagctcagagtttggaggaggaggaacatggaggaGTGCTGCTtttacagaacagaacacaaaacaatgaGGCTCTTCCAGGAGACAATATACCACAgggaagtcacacaggaaaaacaatacatcagtgtcaacaatgtaacaaaactTTTATATCTGAATCTTATTTTATTAtgcacatgagaacacacaTGACAACACACAAAGGAGAGAAACATTTTCAGTGTCAACACTGTAACAAACAATTTGCTCAGAAATGTCATCTTGTTGATCACTTGAGAACTCACTCAGGAGAAAAACCTTTCCAGTGTCCACAATGTAACAAACGATGTGCTCTCAAAGGTAATCTTCTTAaacacatgagaacacacacaggagagaaaccttttcagtgtcaacaatgtaacaaacgatTTGCTGACAAAGGTAATCTTGTTATTcacatgagaaaacacacaggagaaaaacCTTTTCAATGTCGACAATGTAACAAACGATTTTCTCAGAAATATAAATTTTTTGATCACGTGAGAACACactcaggagagaaacctttccAGTGTCCACATTGTAACAAACGATGTACTCTCAAAGGTAATCTTCTTAaacacatgagaacacacacaggagagaaaccttttcagtgtgaacaatgtaacaaacaatTTGCTGACAAGGGAAATCTTGTTAGTcacatgagaaaacacacaggagagaaaccttttcagtgtcaacaatgtaacaaagtatttgctCAAAAAAGGGTTCTTGTTCgtcacatgagaacacacacagcagagaaaccttttcagtgtcaacaatgtaacaaacgatTTGCTCACAAAGGTAATTTTGTTAgtcacatgagaacacacacagaagagaatctttttcagtgtcaacaatgtaacaaacgatTTGCTCAAAAATATAAATTTGATGATcatgtgagaacacacacaggagagaaaccttttcagtgtcaacaTTGTAACAAAGGATTTGCTCAAAAAAGGGTTCTTGTTCGTCatatgagaacacacacaggagagaaaccttttcagtgtcaacaatgtaacaaacgatTTGCCCACAAAGGTAATCTTGTTAGTCAcattagaacacacacaggagagaaaccttttcagtgtcaacaatgtaacaaagaATTTGCTCACAAAAGTAATCTTGTTAGTcacatgagaaaacacacaggcGAGAAACCATAG
- the LOC124483401 gene encoding gastrula zinc finger protein XlCGF57.1-like isoform X2, with amino-acid sequence MRIEMVHQRMKMITQTNSDVQQLSLTEPPQIKEKQELWTSQEKDQLQGLQSETTDSIFTSLSVEHYSDQEGSSECSHLHQTVKVENREENSLPTNTTEKQIKAEPHVQNYAAPEPGSDSQPLSVVAADCPAALSLEEEEEHGGVMLLQNRTQNNEALPRYNRPQGSHTGKTIHQCQQCNKTFISESPFILHMRTHTGEKPFQCKHCNKQFSKKCNLVTHMRTHTGEKPFQCQQCNRLFSHKSTLVSHMRRHTGEKPFQCQQCNKLFAQKVSIVRHMRIHTGDKPFQCQQCNKLFAQRVNFVSHMRTHTGEKPFQCQQCNKRFADKSTLNGHMRTHTGEKPFQCPQCNKRFPHKSTVVGHMRTHTGEKPFQCPQCNKQFTWRFNLVSHMTIHTGEKPFQCPQCNKQFFQKGNLVRHMTIHTGEKP; translated from the exons ATGAGGATAGAGATGGTTCATCAAAGGATGAAGATGATCACTCAGACTAACTCAG atgtgcagcagctctctcttaCAGAGCCCCCACAGATAAAAGAGAAacaggagctgtggaccagtcaggagAAAGACcagctccaaggactgcagtctgaaactacagaCTCCATATTCACTTCTCTCAGTGTGGAACATTATTCTGATCAGGAGGGCTCCTCTGAATGTTCACATCTTCACCAAACTGTTAAagtggagaacagagaagaaaaCTCTCTACCTACCAACAcaactgagaagcaaatcaaaGCAGAGCCTCATGTACAAAACTATGCAGCACCAGAACCAGGCAGtgactctcagcccctctctgttgtagctgcagactgtcctgcagctctgagtctggaggaggaggaggaacatggaggaGTGATGCTtttacagaacagaacacaaaacaatgaGGCTCTTCCAAGGTACAATAGACCACAgggaagtcacacaggaaaaacaatacatcagtgtcaacaatgtaacaaaactTTCATATCTGAATCTCCTTTTATTTtgcacatgagaacacacacaggagagaaaccttttcagtgtAAACATTGTAACAAACAATTTTCTAAGAAATGTAATCTTGTTactcacatgagaacacacacaggagagaaaccttttcagtgtcaacaatgtaacagacTATTTTCTCACAAAAGTACTCTTGTTAGTCACATGagaagacacacaggagagaaaccttttcagtgtcaacaatgtaacaaactgTTTGCTCAAAAAGTAAGTATTGTTCGTCACATGAGAATACACACAGGAGACaaaccttttcagtgtcaacaatgtaacaaactaTTTGCTCAAAGAGTAAATTTTGTTAgtcacatgagaacacacacaggagagaaaccttttcagtgtcaacaatgtaacaaacgatTTGCTGACAAAAGTACTCTTAATGgtcacatgagaacacacacaggagagaaaccttttcagtgtCCTCAATGTAACAAACGATTTCCTCACAAAAGTACTGTAGTTGgtcacatgagaacacacacaggagagaaaccttttcagtgtCCACAATGCAACAAACAATTTACTTGGAGATTTAATCTTGTTAGTCACATGACaatacacacaggagagaaaccgttTCAGTGTCCACAATGTAATAAACAATTTTTTCAGAAAGGTAATCTTGTTCGTCACATGACaatacacacaggagagaaaccatag
- the LOC124483401 gene encoding zinc finger protein 774-like isoform X1, whose protein sequence is MSKLELFRGFVRERLSTAALEIFAAVEKTFAEFQEEIYNSNEESARLKRLLDIVSPPEIKIHRTDVQQLSLLEPPQIKEEQELWTSQEEELLQGLQSETTDPIFTEESKFLNARITQLNVMRELFGEILTTATLKIYWAVDKPFAGYQEEISRSKEESVQLQRLLDIFTQPEIKLQRIDVQQLSLTEPPQIKEKQELWTSQEKDQLQGLQSETTDSIFTSLSVEHYSDQEGSSECSHLHQTVKVENREENSLPTNTTEKQIKAEPHVQNYAAPEPGSDSQPLSVVAADCPAALSLEEEEEHGGVMLLQNRTQNNEALPRYNRPQGSHTGKTIHQCQQCNKTFISESPFILHMRTHTGEKPFQCKHCNKQFSKKCNLVTHMRTHTGEKPFQCQQCNRLFSHKSTLVSHMRRHTGEKPFQCQQCNKLFAQKVSIVRHMRIHTGDKPFQCQQCNKLFAQRVNFVSHMRTHTGEKPFQCQQCNKRFADKSTLNGHMRTHTGEKPFQCPQCNKRFPHKSTVVGHMRTHTGEKPFQCPQCNKQFTWRFNLVSHMTIHTGEKPFQCPQCNKQFFQKGNLVRHMTIHTGEKP, encoded by the exons ATGTCAAAACTAGAATTGTTTAGAGGATTTGTCCGTGAGAGACTATCAACGGCAGCTTTGGAGATTTTTGCAGCCGTTGAAAAAACGTTTGCTGAGTTCCAAGAAGAAATATATAATTCCAATGAGGAGAGCGCGCGGCTCAAACGATTGTTGGACATTGTTTCTCCGCCGGAGATCAAGATACACCGAACAG atgtgcagcagctctctctcctggagcccccacagattaaagaggaacaggagctgtggaccagtcaggaggaagagctgctccaaggactgcagtctgaaactacagaTCCTATATTTACCGAAGAGTCCAAGTTTTTAAACGCCAGAATAACTCAATTAAATGTGATGAGAGAACTTTTTGGTGAAATACTGACAACAGCAACTTTGAAGATTTACTGGGCCGTTGATAAACCGTTTGCAGGGTACCAGGAAGAAATCTCTCGTTCCAAGGAAGAGAGCGTGCAGCTACAACGGCTGTTGGATATTTTTACTCAACCTGAGATCAAGCTACAACGAATAG atgtgcagcagctctctcttaCAGAGCCCCCACAGATAAAAGAGAAacaggagctgtggaccagtcaggagAAAGACcagctccaaggactgcagtctgaaactacagaCTCCATATTCACTTCTCTCAGTGTGGAACATTATTCTGATCAGGAGGGCTCCTCTGAATGTTCACATCTTCACCAAACTGTTAAagtggagaacagagaagaaaaCTCTCTACCTACCAACAcaactgagaagcaaatcaaaGCAGAGCCTCATGTACAAAACTATGCAGCACCAGAACCAGGCAGtgactctcagcccctctctgttgtagctgcagactgtcctgcagctctgagtctggaggaggaggaggaacatggaggaGTGATGCTtttacagaacagaacacaaaacaatgaGGCTCTTCCAAGGTACAATAGACCACAgggaagtcacacaggaaaaacaatacatcagtgtcaacaatgtaacaaaactTTCATATCTGAATCTCCTTTTATTTtgcacatgagaacacacacaggagagaaaccttttcagtgtAAACATTGTAACAAACAATTTTCTAAGAAATGTAATCTTGTTactcacatgagaacacacacaggagagaaaccttttcagtgtcaacaatgtaacagacTATTTTCTCACAAAAGTACTCTTGTTAGTCACATGagaagacacacaggagagaaaccttttcagtgtcaacaatgtaacaaactgTTTGCTCAAAAAGTAAGTATTGTTCGTCACATGAGAATACACACAGGAGACaaaccttttcagtgtcaacaatgtaacaaactaTTTGCTCAAAGAGTAAATTTTGTTAgtcacatgagaacacacacaggagagaaaccttttcagtgtcaacaatgtaacaaacgatTTGCTGACAAAAGTACTCTTAATGgtcacatgagaacacacacaggagagaaaccttttcagtgtCCTCAATGTAACAAACGATTTCCTCACAAAAGTACTGTAGTTGgtcacatgagaacacacacaggagagaaaccttttcagtgtCCACAATGCAACAAACAATTTACTTGGAGATTTAATCTTGTTAGTCACATGACaatacacacaggagagaaaccgttTCAGTGTCCACAATGTAATAAACAATTTTTTCAGAAAGGTAATCTTGTTCGTCACATGACaatacacacaggagagaaaccatag
- the LOC124483410 gene encoding zinc finger protein 180-like has translation MSKLDLFRGFIRERLSTAALEIFAVVEKTFAEFQEEMYNSKEESARLKQLLDIVTPPEIKIHRIEVQQLSLPEPPQNKEEQEMWTSQEEELLKGLQSETTDPRFTEESKFLNIRMSQLNVIRELCGEILTTAALKIYWASEKPLAVYQEEISRSKEESAWLQRLLDVVTQPEIKLQQTDVQQLSRPEPPQIKEEQELWTSQEKDQLQGLQSETTDTIFTSLSVEHYSDLESSSKCSDFVQTVKVEDREGDSLPTNTTEEQINEEPHVQDYAAPEPGSDSQPLSVVAPDCPAAQSLEEEEHGGVLLLQNRTQNNEALPRDNRPQGSHTGKTIHQCQQCNKTFISESFLIMHMRTHTGKKPFQCQKCNKQFAQKCNLVGHMRTHSGEKPFHCQQCNKRFAYKGSVVGHMRTHTGEKPFQCPQCNKRFAHKGSVVGHMRTHTGEKPFQCQQCDKQYADKKSIVGHMRKHTGEKP, from the exons ATGTCAAAGCTAGATTTGTTTAGAGGATTTATCCGTGAGAGACTATCAACGGCAGCTTTGGAGATTTTCGCGGTCGTTGAAAAAACGTTTGCTGAGTTCCAAGAAGAAATGTATAATTCCAAGGAGGAGAGCGCGCGGCTCAAACAATTGTTGGACATTGTTACTCCACCGGAGATCAAGATACACCGAATAG AagtgcagcagctctctctcccagagcccCCACAGAataaagaggaacaggagatgtggaccagtcaggaggaagagTTGCTCAaaggactgcagtctgaaactacagaTCCTAGATTTACAGAGGAGTCTAAGTTTTTAAACATCAGAATGTCTCAATTAAATGTGATAAGAGAACTTTGTGGTGAAATACTGACAACGGCAGCTTTGAAGATTTACTGGGCTTCTGAGAAACCGCTTGCAGTGTACCAGGAAGAAATCTCTCGTTCCAAGGAGGAGAGCGCATGGCTACAACGGCTGTTGGACGTTGTTACTCAACCTGAGATCAAGCTACAACAAACAG atgtgcagcagctctctcgcccggagcccccacagattaaagaggaacaggaactgtggaccagtcaggagAAAGACcagctccaaggactgcagtctgaaactacagaCACCATATTCACTTCTCTCAGTGTGGAACATTATTCTGATCTGGAGAGCTCCTCTAAATGTTCAGATTTTGTCCAGACTGTTaaagtggaggacagagaaggagactctCTACCCACCAACACAACTGAGGAGCAAATCAACGAAGAGCCTCATGTACAAGACTATGCAGCACCAGAACCAGGCAGtgactctcagcccctctctgttgtagctccagactgtcctgcagctcagagtttggaggaggaggaacatggaggaGTGCTGCTtttacagaacagaacacaaaacaatgaGGCTCTTCCAAGGGACAATAGACCACAgggaagtcacacaggaaaaacaatacatcagtgtcaacaatgtaacaaaactTTTATATCTGAATCTTTTTTGATTAtgcacatgagaacacacacaggaaagaaaccttttcagtgtcaaAAATGTAACAAACAATTTGCTCAGAAAtgtaatcttgttggtcacatgagaacacactcaggagagaaacctttccattgtcaacaatgtaacaaacgatTTGCTTACAAAGGTAGTGTTGTTGgtcacatgagaacacacacaggagagaaacctttccAGTGTCCACAATGTAACAAACGATTTGCTCACAAAGGTAGTGTTGTTGgtcacatgagaacacacacaggagagaaaccttttcagtgtcaacaatgtgacAAACAATATGCTgacaaaaaaagtattgttggtcacatgagaaaacacacaggagagaaaccatag
- the LOC124483418 gene encoding zinc finger and SCAN domain-containing protein 2-like — MSKLNMIRNFLSERLTMAALEIFEVVEVMFAECQDEISRSKEENARLQRLLDVVTKPNITLHRTDVQQLSLPEPPQIKEEQELWTSQEEEQLQGLQFETADFIYTSPSVKHDSNQEGSSESSHLDQTVKVEYREGDSLPSNTTEEKINQEPHVQDYAAPEPGSDSQPLSVLATDCPAAQSLEEEEHGGVILLQNRTQNNDALPRDNRPQGSHTGEKPHQCQQSPDCPAAQRLEEEEHGGVLLLQNRTQNNEALSRDNIPQGSHTRKTIHQCQQCNKLFADKGNLVSHMKRHKAGKPFQCQQCNKRFAQRGTLVDHVRTHTGEKPFQCQQCNKRFAHKSTLVSHMRTHTGEKPYQCQKCNQRFAHKISIVGHMRKHTGEIP; from the exons ATGTCTAAATTAAACATGATCAGAAATTTTTTAAGTGAGAGACTGACAATGGCGGCGTTGGAGATTTTCGAGGTCGTTGAAGTAATGTTTGCTGAGTGCCAAGACGAAATCTCTCGTTCCAAGGAGGAGAATGCGCGGCTACAACGGCTGTTGGATGTTGTCACTAAACCTAATATCACATTACACAGAACAG atgtgcagcagctctctctcccggagcccccacagattaaggaggaacaggagctgtggaccagtcaggaggaagagcagctccaaggactgcagtTTGAAACTGCAGACTTCATCTACACTTCTCCCAGTGTGAAACATGACTCTAATCAGGAGGGCTCCTCTGAATCTTCACATCTTGACCAGACTGTTAAAGTGGAGTACAGAGAAGGAGACTCTCTACCCAGCAACACAACTGAGGAAAAAATCAACCAAGAGCCTCATGTACAAGATTATGCAGCACCAGAACCAGGCAGtgactctcagcccctctctgtttTAGCTACAGACTGTCCTGCAGCTCAgagtttggaggaggaggaacatggaggagtgatacttttacagaacagaacacaaaacaatgaTGCTCTTCCAAGGGACAATAGACCACAGGGAagtcacacaggagagaaaccccatcagtgtcaacaat CTCCAGATTGTCCTGCAGCTCAGagattggaggaggaggaacacggAGGAGTGCTGCTattacagaacagaacacaaaacaatgaGGCTCTTTCAAGGGACAATATACCACAGGGAAGTCACACAAGAAAAACAAtacatcagtgtcaacaatgtaacaaattatttgcTGACAAAGGTAATCTTGTTAGTCACATGAAAAGACACAAAGCAGGgaaaccttttcagtgtcaacaatgtaacaaacgatTTGCTCAGAGAGGTACTCTTGTTGATCacgtgagaacacacacaggagagaaaccttttcagtgtcaacaatgtaacaaacgatTTGCTCACAAAAGTACTCTTGTTAGTCATATGAGAACGCACACAGGAGAAAAACCTTATCAGTGTCAAAAATGTAACCAACGGTTTGCTCACAAAATAAGTATTGTTGGTcacatgagaaaacacacaggcGAGATACCATAG